The DNA window aataattatgtatatctttttaaaaagatgagtagtcaaacgtgtataaaaaagtcaacggtgtcataataaatatatagagggagtatatcctTTATGTCCATGCAATACCTGTCTTTTTCGCCCTACATATCAAAACGTCATTAAACCATTCAGCAGCCagactctctttttttttttgaaaaaatgtcAATAAGTTGAATATTTTTCAACGGTGAAATTGCTCATTATTCCACACGAGCCAGTACGTACATATCAAGATACATAGGGCATCATAATTTTATCCTATCATAAATAGGATTATGGATTTGATCTGATCAGCAACAGTGTGCAacgattttctctttttctatgtactaattaatctaattaatttatgccTGTCTATCACAAAGGATGAAATCAtatctaagagcatccccaacagctcatctaaatttggtcatctatatcttcatttggatgatcatttaaattaaattcattctttatatctctttgcaCTCTactagatcatctatatatgacatcctaggatagagagagatcattcaaatataaaggttctctcttctaatatgaatgacatctaaaaatatatatgataggGTAgtcgttctgttggagctcaatttatagtcttcatcctctatttttaggatagaggataGGATAGACGAGCTGTTAGGAAAGCTCTAAGCTCGTTGCAAGTAGGTAGTAAAACTAAATATCGCCAATTTTTGCtccgagttttttttttactatggcAAATGCCTGCCTAATAAGATGGAAGGAACTCGTGTGAAAATAACTgaatacagaaaaaaaaaaagaaattttgaaattttatggtaGGTGTGCATGTACAACTCCCggtcaaatcaaatcaaactaAATCAGTATGTACTTACCTGCAAgttgaagtaaaaaaaattgcatctgTTAGGTTATATTGCAATTAACTTTGCAAGGATATTGTAATTAAGTTGTTTATCTTGGCAAGTAAACATATCAGGAGTTTAATTTGTCTCAAATGTCAACCTTTATTGCACGATTGAGTCAAGTGAAGTAATGGTAGTAGGAAACGTACACCAAAGCATATGAATGGCCCAGCAAGAAACTGATGTTAATTAGACGGACAAAAACacgagttaattttaaaatgaataatgTGGAATTCTGTGCTAAAGACATATCATACCGTTGTAATCAAGATATATAGATTGGGGATAACAAAGCTTGGCCCCATGACATgacaattaaattaattgctAGTTCAAACAATCGGAGCGTTGAAAATCTTAGTTTTAtgcaacaagaacaagaactgTAATTATGTAAGaatgaagaaaaattaaaaacaaccGAACAAGTATATATTGTTGTGAAATTTTCAGGTACTTAGCTAGAAATTACTCGGAGGTACTAACATTTtatgttaaatgtttgacaccttCAATTATCTAATACTTGGAGGTATTATGTTTCTAGCGTAAACTTTTGCTAAATTGTCCGTATTAcgaaatttttagtgtaaactTTTGCTACCTTTGTATGATAAAATTGATTATgtaaaatatggtatcttCCATAGCTTTTaaatgatggtaaaattgtcTATTTTATAGTAGAAAATCCCATACCTCATGAATTACCCATAGTTCAGACGTTGGTAGAAATCACATAATATTCAATATTATTTGACCTTTCAGAcaacaaattacaaattattCACCGGCTTTATGTTCTAAACGTCATATAAAAGTGACATGACAGAGTACGTCAATAGTGTTTGTTGTGCCACAAGATCAACGATTATTTGTAAGTTAGGTAATTGTACTGTCGTTTGAGAAGATACTATATAGtatcacatatttttttatgtttggctACTTGATGCACCtaaaggtactaaaattttatactagaaatTACAAAATGAACATAAAATCTCTCTTATAAGAACTTGTAAGATCTGTGAGATAAATCAAGCATGGATAAAAATGAATCGGTCTTGAACGTCCTTATTCTACCTTTTTAaagttttcatatatatatatatatgtaagccTCTATCCTATtatcaggtgtagctactcccttcatgtCTAGGGTGTAGAAACACATCTATGCAtcttccaacagaaagtacaaactctatacatatagttatattattcacgtgagatttaatagtgtccatactttctgttgggtgggagcagaaacagttacgaaaatgtttttcatcatggacgtgcagggagtagctacacctggtagtaggatctaatttttctatatatatatacatatatatatatttcttctctcttccaataaatatatcattcacatgagatttaatagtgtctgTACTTTTCTGTTGGATAGGAGCAGaaacaattatgaaaatatttttcattatggaCGTGCAGGTGTTcatgtatatgcatgtgttcatgtatatatatatatgtatacagtattttttagtatgcatgtgttcatgtatatgcatacagtatttttttagtgGTACAAACTGGCACGGAGttacattataaatttgtgatTGATTTGAACCATTATTGTAAAACGATAGCTAGAAAATTGCAACAATGCTATTAAAATTATTCCTGCAGTTCGATAGTTCTCgttgttttagataatgacGTGGTCTTATAGATATGTCTTTGACATTGATTTTctattagaatatatataaataataaataaatgtttatttttattaaagtacacTTTATTACTCATCTATACATACTGGCCTACTAattacaaactaaatattttaaaagttattaatagatAGAGTTGTCCAAACCGAAATTAGAGTGAGGGCGCGTTCGGCAATGAATTAGTTGTCCGATACGGAAAacatatagtaatagattagtacataattaattaattattagttataaatttttttaaaaaaaatattaatatgatttttaaagcaacttttttaGTCTGCAGATCGGTGGTTGGATGGCAATTGCCGGCGGTCGACAACCGGGTCTCGGTGTGGGCTTGTGGGGCTCATCAAGCCATGGCTAGTACTGTACTATACTGCTCCTATGTATTTTTCGGCTCTACGGTCCTACGTACTCTTGAATAAAAGCAATTCTAAGTATAATGAGATATcactttttctatataaaattttgtacctCTTGATATGTAAGAggatcaaattttacactaaaatttgatacctctcgATACTCCAGAATTATAAAATGCTCCATGAATAACTGTTCTTCTATCTTTTTTCTGATGTAGTTGTCCCTTTATCTATGTTTTACTATTTGTcgtattcaaaatttttatgcaaatatataaaattataagccaTGCTTAAAtagtatttagtaataaatcaaatcattgaaaaaaataattatgtgattgttaaataagacggatggtcaaacgtagatctaaaagtcaacaacgacaaataaaaaataaagggagtatatgttttatatattattcagATTTATTGACATCTACATGGATCTAAAAGGATCAAAATaccttataatataaaataaagataatagtttctttttaagATACAATAAGAACATCATCAATGTATATACCCAAAGTAATTTTTAAAGATTAGGTCTGTAATAATGAGTTCTTATCAATGCAAACTACACAatgtgaaaaatttaaaatgagACCCACGCCAGACCacatggatgaaaaaaataagtgaaataaaaaaagataatagtaTATTTGATACATCTATTGTTATGGTTAGTGCATATGGACAACTCATCATGGTCTACTCTATGGTCCACTTTTATAACGATGGACCTAAATATGATGCGTTAACGGTGAAATTTTGATAGCCCTTAGAGTTGTACCTGAGGgtataaacatatttagtCAGGGTCTTGTAAAGATATATCAATCTTAATATACTTTTAGTATATCGCCACCTTAGTCGTGTTTTCATCGGAGTGAGATCTCTGCTAGGCTGCATCGATCTATAGAACGTGGGTAAGTTCtcaatatataatagttgTATTGGCTAGATGaagattttttagtttagtccaatattttgatgaagaacaattttacagtcttTGAGAAGGTATTAtgatgtaccaaaatttcagtgtaaaattctgGCACCTCTTAGTACCTAGATAataggaggtaccaaattttacactaaaattttggtacctctcagtacctactcaagaactataaaattactcttcgATAAAACTTGCATCGGGTAACCTCACTCACGCTACAAACACACGTGCATATCTCAAACAGACACTTATGTTATATGATTGAAGGCTCTAAACATCAGTTCACGGATAACGTGTTGTTCCAGTAAACACAGATATGTGCACCCGTCGTCTTAGAGAGGTCATGTAAAGGTGATCCTCAGGAACGGAGGAAAATCCCCGAATAGGCAACGTGAAATTCAATTATTAGACAAGCATGGAAAAATTCATGTTAGTCCAAGCTTGTAAATTAAGACATTTAGAAGGAAATAAGtggtagatttttttaagtgtatCCCATATTGAAATATTATATCCTATATCACCAAATCACCTCTTTTAAAAGTACAACTTAACATGCACACACCACCACAAATTTCTTATCCCTATAGAGTATAAATctttttggataaattttaactagaaCTTAGTTATTTTGTAATCCATTTTTTGGCTAAGCGTTGGGCTCAGGTCCTAAGCTACCCCACGCCGTGTTCCGCCCAATATACGTACACTCGAAAATATTTAAATCCCATATATTTGGCTGTGTGGTATCTTTAGCAGGGCATCTTTCAAACTACAACCACTTTGTACCACCCCTTGTCCACTTCTTACCGTAATGAAATCGATCGGCCTATTCCTTTAGCCAGCCCAGCTAATAAAAGATTCAGCAATTAGAATCTAATATGTCAGCTATTTCTACCGTTCTAGAAATGGCGGAGTAGAACTCAGTTTTCACAATAACGGAAATAATTTAACTCCTAATTAAATACGTATTAGGACATTGCTTATTACTACTATAGCATAGCATTGCTAAATGAAGAAAGTAAAAACATTGAAATGTAGGTTACATAGCTTAGAAATGTTTAGAAGATATGTTATCCATGTGCAACAAATACTTCTACGAGACTACGAACACTGTCTCAAGATGATGTCCACCTTACATCACTGTCTTTTATAGCTCCTATCTAAGAGTGCAATGCATCTGCATTCACTCAGATATGTCCATGACACTTGAAGATCAGCAAATCAACAGATGAAACATTAATATCCTTAACCTGCACGCTGTTCTTCAGTGCTTCAGTGTCACTGCATACTTTGCCCCTGTTCCAGCCAGCAGCTCTGCTGTGTCTGAACCCTGAGGAGTCTGCTGCTTATGCTGAATGCTTACATGCTGAGGTAGCTAGCTCTGTTCCCATGGTTTTCCCATGCTCCTTGGTgagaaatataaataagagCATGGAGTGCACCATGGATGCTACAACTCTTCCTCACAAACTTCAGAGTGCAGAACAAAACTGGGGAATACCATGGTTATGTCCCTGAACACAAAGTTAACTAGGCATCAGAATGACCATGACACATCAGACTGtcagagtttatttttagagatGAAGTGATGCAGAAGGTGATGGAACTGAAACCTGAAATTTGTAGACAGACTTACTTTAGGTATGGAAGGGTCATGTTCTTCAGCAATGCCGGGTTCTTATTCGCAAACGCCTTCCATTCATCAGGGTCGATCTTCCCATCATCGTTCAAATCTGCTTGCTTGAAAGTCTGCCAATATTTGAGTTGACATAAATCCATGCGTTTCTCACCTCATAATGTGAATGGTTATTGAGAAGCTATTTATACATGGAACCAGTGGAAATTTTGTAATAGGGATTTACTTAGAGATACTAAATAAATGTTGCACGCGCCATACTTTAATTATATGACaggaaaataaactgaaagTAGTATGTCATCTGCATCACTTTACCTGATCCACAATTTGCTCTACTGATTCTTCAGACAGGAATAGATCTGATTCATTCAGAATAGCAAGCACCATTTCGCGCAACTGTTTGATTGATAAGAGAGAAGTTTTTTTCAGCAACAGTAGCATTCTCAGTTAAAGTTAAAAGGCTGTCCGCACATTATTTGAAAACAGTATTTCACACTTACAGGTACTATGTTCGATTGATGGAATTTAAAAGATACTCAGCAATTATAACCTTGAAGATTCATACCTCTTCACGTTCAATGCATCCAGTTCCTCTCAGGTCATACAACCTAAATGCAACTGCCAAAAGGAGTACTGTCAGAAGCGACATGAAAAAtgaaggttaaaaaataatatgaaaaagaagactaaaatatatgacaaTAGATAACTTCGAAAGGATAGTAGTGAGAAAAGAACAGATGGTAAAAGTTGACAATATGTAATGAGAAAGAGCTGGAGTAGGAGGTCCTTACAGGCAATCTTGTCTCCCATAGGCGTTTCCGGGTGAAAAATGCTGAGGGATCGAACAAACTCCCCGAAATCGATAACGCCGGTGCGCTTCAGATCAAAGAGATCAAATATCTGCAGTTATGATCGAATACTGTCAGCAATTCACACATCAACATGTTTTACAGTTCAGCCGAACATGCAAAACCGTGCTTATTTCAGACAATGCTTTTGGCGTTTTGGATTGATGATATATCAGGGTATTCAGAGTTCATCTACAGATAGCAATATCTATTTCTATAAGTTGAATTAAAAAGACATTGAAATGTACAGGGAAACCACTAGTGCTACTGACCCGATTGGCGAATAGGTTCTTCTTGTTGCTGTTCCTGAAGAGAGCAAGCTGGAACTCCTCCTTTACAAGAAAAAGAGGGCAATTTGCAATTGTCAGTTGTCACTGATGAGAATTTCAGACCTGCATGGTTAATTGCCACAAGGTGGAGCACACTTAAGGCAGATTCTGAGCAAGGGTACCTTGTGAATGAGCCCATCTCTGAATATTGAATGGCTTATCTTCTTGAACAGCTCATACAGGGCCTCCACTTCACTCACAGAAACTGCAAGAAATCATAATTGTTGTTCATTGATGAAGTAAAAAATAGGGTTTCCAAAAGAACCTATATTTTTCAAGGTGTCTGAATTCAGTGAGTTCTCACATGTAGTCTCTTTGGCCAGAATAGCAGGATCCTCATGTTGTGCATCTCGTTTGAACTGCTTTGATGATACACAGCCCATGTATCACACCTTTTCCTGTAGTTTACAAACGTCTTTACTGCAGAAACGAATAAACGAAAATGGGTCCGTttattgatcaaatgtttgaaaattttaattttatcaatcaAATCCGGTCATTTTCATTGGATGATAATTtgaaagcatgcatgcaagtcaaaaatctcatacacGCCCTTCTCTCAACCTTCCGCATGAATTGCACGTATAtttgacagaaaaacaaaaaatcaaatgtttgatcaatagcaaaaatgaacgaaaatgacaaaaaaaaggtgaaacgACATGCACAATATTCAGAGAACAACAGCCTGACAAACACGGAGTAAACTCACCTGAGAAACAAATACAGATACAATCTTCACTACTGAAAATcaagaagaggaggatgaTGAGTAGAAGAGGGACTTGCAGCCTGTACTGTAAGTGTCTTGCAATCTTATTGCAGATACAGTGGACAATTAGACATAGTAGAAGAAGAGGTAGATGGtatcataatttatatataataattcatCACTAGCACCAAATTGAGTTGACCTCCACAGGCTTTCTTGCAACAAGATCCGAACATCACGTCACTGCAATCTTAACCTATTGTCCGTTTCATCATCGATCTGTCACTGTTCCTGAAGAGTTAAAAAATGGTGTggctaaattaattaaccaagGCCTAGTAGTTTAGCATTGTGTCTAATCTCTCTACCCTATATGCAGAAATGTACGAATCGAATTTACTAATGGCCCATATGCTATTGGATTctgtattttaatatcaaAGTGACGTTGATTAGGAACATTTCTAAGTGTTTGTGtttgatataaaaaatgtcaaacgtCGCCTTGTACACATCAAATGGTTTGTTTATGAAATGGACTGATCCAAAGGTGACGCATGTTGAGTTGGTTAAGTGATACAAGGGGAAACTTAACAATTATATCTGAAGGAAGCATGCAGCATTACGGACGTCAGATGCATCGAGAAAGCATCAAAAATTACGGCCTGATGACGCCAACGTACGGTTGGCAGCAAGCTAGCTTAGCTGGCCTCTCACTAGGATGTAATAGCTAAGAAAATCAGGTGACATATCAGCCCAGGGTGCATATAGGGGCAGTACTGCACACTGACAGGTGTACTGCAGACGATCTGAATTCATCAGCccatgttttgatttttctggTTCTTCATCTCTGACAGAATAaaggatttttcttttttaattcaGCAGTGTTCGGTTCAGGATtgaattttatgttttcatcGTAAATTGAATTTGTCCTCTAGCATATGGTTAAAGGAATAAAAGTTAGCGAGCACAAATTCCTAACTTCTTAAAATCCCTGCCCATGTGTGTAATATTTTGTGGACATCAATATCTGATACTGTAGATATCTAAACCTACCCTTAATCTCTTTGGTTTAATTTTAGTATAGAATATATTTAAGAGTTAATTACACTTTGGGCCACCTTTTGTTGCTCAATTAAGTTTCATTTTGGCCCACACCAAACGTATCCTTTCATTTTTAACCgagtaaattaaattatcatAGTTATAGTTTGGATCACCCCGAATAATATTTCTTTCCATATGTAAGCTCTCTTTCGGTAAGTGTATAGACTCCACGTAGATGAGAGTTTGCTGGTATAGCTAAGCCGATGTGTTCCATAAAAATTGTTTGGGATGTTCCAAACTACTACaacaatgataaatttattcgttccaaagtaaaaaacatatgtttaaattttggtaataaAATGTGGCACAAGGTGCAAATatactctatatttaatttgtgaAATATAAGAAGCCTACCCTACTGTCGAGATAGTGCCAAATATATTAAACAAAAGAAGAGACTACAATACTGCTGTTAAATTAATGCGTACCCTAACACAACAATGAGGCATCATCATCTTAAAAACACGTGGTTTCTATCCGACATTTCGAACTTTTAAccagattttttaaaagaaactaGAACAATTCCGCGTGTTCAAGGGGCAGATAAGACTGAAGATGTATGGGCCAATATGACTCCGATGGATATATGTGTGTGGATTGAACATAAATCACTAAATGCAATCAGTTTTTCcgtctttgtttcttttggtttttttcaggAAAATGTCAGTTTCGTGTGCTTTCTGCAACGGAAAGAGGACAACTCTACTAAAGATAAGTTGGGTACTATATGTTTGATGTCAAGTATTATAATCAAATACtccatctatattttaattaataatatcgttgattttttagaaGCTTTTAACCTTTTATCTTACTTAGAAAGATTACAAAACTAGCATTTATTTGTTGTGgctaaatttattactaagtatattttaattataacttactttttggatatttgtaaaaaaagtttataagacaaatggtcaaacgtgtgttaaaaattaacggcATCgtctattttctaaaatacagACGTAGTAGAACAGTAATAGTAAGTACCTTTTCCATCTAGCCCTAATTGATCAGTTAACTATTTTTACTCCTGAGTCTTTTATCCCTATGccatttaaaaagttaatggtTACCCGCGTGCCACAAAAAATTCACAGACACCGCTATGCCATAACACAAACTTTCTTATGTGCCATTCGGACCACCTCCGGTTAGAAAATGAGCTCTGGCACATGGGACCACGTATGAAAATGACTAATTTGCCCCTGAATCATTTACTTCCTCTCCCGACTGCCTGGGTCTCTCCCGTGCACTGCCTCCCCCGATAAACCCTAGCTGCCGCCggcacgccaccgccgccgacgccggacTGCCCAGATCCGGCGGACCCCCGTCTCGCCGGACCCCCGCACGCCCAGCCCAGGCCGGCGCCCAGGCCTGCTCGCCCGTGCGGCCACCCGGCGCCCAGGCCGGCGCGCGCGTTCCACCCCCGCCACCATTGATTCctccccttcttcttcctctccttcgCGTCTCAgcttcgtcttcctcctcgtgTCGTGTCGCGTCGTGCTTCGAGCTCATGCTCAGGTAGTCAGGTAGGAGATGGTCTCCACGGTGTACAGGGAGGCGGCAATGGCAGGGGACGGGGAGCACTACTCGTGGCTGATACGGGAGCTGTGCGCGTTGCTCGTCGCCGTCATTGATATCTCCCCatcttcctccgccgccgtggccgcgccgtcgtcgcagcGTCGGGCGACGAGGCTAGGGTCTCCGGGGGTgtccccgcggcggcggcgtcgatgcTGCTGGGCGCATCGATGGCGCTGATGCTGTGCGGGTCCGTGACGTTCGCCATCGGGTTCCTCCTCATGCCCTgggtcgccggcgtcgcgctgCTGTTCGgctttgccgccgccgtctccgctgGGGTCTTCGGCAagtccgccaccgccgtgcgAGGCCGCGCCTCTTCTCCTCCAGCGATCAACGCCTCCGATAAACCACTAGTTGCTTAGGCAGATCTAGCTTAGCCTGAATCGATTGGTTGGTGATCCCATGTAAAAAAatgcctctttttttttgtgtcgTCCTCTGAATTCATGAGATGCTGCTTGTTCAAATCTGCATCACACGTCCAAAGGATGCAAAGTGAATTGTTCTTCCACAGGAACGAACAATTCCTGACAAAAATACCTCCATGTACTTATTATTAGTCACACACCACGTTTTcctgtattttttagaattttccgGATTTATGAGCCAATTTCCTGAATTTTAGTGAATTTCTAGACattgtataatttaattaccaATTTTCGTACTTATTTcctgatttaaaattaattccgttattttctaaattatttacttattttccatatttatttgatgttttaaatttattgctatcatttatttactaACAATGGCAAAATAGACTTTTTACACCTctatttgacaccgttaagTCTCCGTCCCTCGAAAATGACGtgtaggtaaaaaaaaattaagtcaaTGACAAACTTTTTAGTAACATACACGTAACCATCTACTTTTTAATGACATAGAGCTAAAAGACTCTGCTTTTGGTTAGCTTGAAAATGATATATAGAGGCTTCTT is part of the Oryza brachyantha chromosome 2, ObraRS2, whole genome shotgun sequence genome and encodes:
- the LOC102707091 gene encoding calcineurin B-like protein 8; this encodes MGCVSSKQFKRDAQHEDPAILAKETTFSVSEVEALYELFKKISHSIFRDGLIHKEEFQLALFRNSNKKNLFANRIFDLFDLKRTGVIDFGEFVRSLSIFHPETPMGDKIAFAFRLYDLRGTGCIEREELREMVLAILNESDLFLSEESVEQIVDQTFKQADLNDDGKIDPDEWKAFANKNPALLKNMTLPYLKDITMVFPSFVLHSEVCEEEL
- the LOC121053633 gene encoding uncharacterized protein LOC121053633; amino-acid sequence: MVSTVYREAAMAGDGEHYSWLIRELCALLVAVIDISPSSSAAARVSGGVPAAAASMLLGASMALMLCGSVTFAIGFLLMPWVAGVALLFGFAAAVSAGVFGKSATAVRGRASSPPAINASDKPLVA